The DNA segment ATCTCTGAGACGCATCCGGGAGCACCTCCCGGTGCGCTTCGAGGTCGCAGACGGCCCCGCCGTGTTTTGCGCCGTGTGGTTGGCAATCGACGCGGACACGGGCCTGACGAAGCAGATAGACCGCATACAAGTTCGTTCCAGCTCCTGATCACAGCCGATCTCCGCCGCCGTCGGCGGGGAACAATACGTAACAAGAGGTCATCGCCCGTGTCGGACGCCAGCGTTTTCAAGGTTTCGGCCAAGTCGAACCCTAGCTCGGTGGCCGGCGCGCTGGCCGGCGCCCTGCGCGAGCGCGGGCGCGCGGAGCTGCAAGCCATCGGCGCCGGGGCGATCAACCAGGCGATCAAGGCCATCGCCATCGCCCGGGGCTACGTGGCCCCCGGCGGCATGGACCTGGTGTGCGTGCCGGCGTTCATCGACATCCAGATCGACGGCGAAGAGCGCACGGCCATCAAGCTGATCGTCGAGCCCAGGTAAGCTGGAACTCCGGCGCGCAGATCCCGTAACATGGGGGAAAAGACCCCACCTGAGATTAGAGAGGGTAGGCGCATGGAGCTCGTCATCAAGGGCAAGAACATAGAGATCACCGACTCGCTGCGCGACTACGCCGCCAAGAAGCTCGGGCGCATCACCAAGAGCGCCAGCGACAGCGTCCAGTCCGCGCACGTCGAACTCACCGTGATCAAGAACCCCTCGGTCGCCGAGAATCAGGTCGTCGAGGTCACCCTCTTCGCCAACGGCAACGTCATCCGCGGCGAGGAAGCCTCCGACAGCATGTACGCCTCCATCGATCTGGTCTCCGACAAGATCGAGCGGCAGCTCAAGCGCTACAAGAAGCGGCTAGAGGACCGGCGGCATCACCGTACCAAGACCTCCATGGCGGTCGTGACCGAGGAAGAGGCCGCCGAGATCACCACCGAGGAAGAGGCGCCCCAGATCGTCAAGGCGCGCGACTACGAGCTCAAGCCCCTCGCTCCCGAGGACGCCGCGTACCACCTCGACCTGTCGGGCAAGGACTTCCTGGTCTTCCTGAATCGCAACACCGACCAGGTCTCGGTCATCTACCACCGCCGCGACGGCAACTACGGACTCATCGAGCCCAACGTCGGCTGACCCACGGACCGCCCGGCTCGGGCGGCACCTGATGCACTACGAGATAGGCCAAGAGGTAACACTGAGGCTCGGGGACCGGGTCCTCAAGGGCAAGATCACCGACATGACGGTCTCGTCGGCCGTGATGTCCTTTCCCGTGCCGTTCGAACTGCCGCCCTCCGGCATGGTGGTCTGGCCGGACGGCATGGTCGCCCGGGCCGACATGTCCCAGGCTTCGCCCTCGACTAACGTGATGATCAAGCTGCCCTTCCCCACCCGGTCCGAGGGCGCGCGCCTGCCGGCCCCGCTGCCCGCGGCCGAGAACAAGGCCACCGACCACCGCCGCACGGTGCGCATCGACGTGTCACTGCCCCTCACGGTCGCCGACTTCACCGGCACGCGGCGGCTGATGGACGCCAGGACGCTCAATATGT comes from the Candidatus Tanganyikabacteria bacterium genome and includes:
- a CDS encoding PilZ domain-containing protein, which produces MHYEIGQEVTLRLGDRVLKGKITDMTVSSAVMSFPVPFELPPSGMVVWPDGMVARADMSQASPSTNVMIKLPFPTRSEGARLPAPLPAAENKATDHRRTVRIDVSLPLTVADFTGTRRLMDARTLNMSSGGALVLCESNLIVGRDYTLKLELLAELIALKARVVRRLGRNTYAFRFLADSDTGHGLMRKVFMLLRGSESSSGKRPSWNFRRG
- the raiA gene encoding ribosome-associated translation inhibitor RaiA, producing the protein MELVIKGKNIEITDSLRDYAAKKLGRITKSASDSVQSAHVELTVIKNPSVAENQVVEVTLFANGNVIRGEEASDSMYASIDLVSDKIERQLKRYKKRLEDRRHHRTKTSMAVVTEEEAAEITTEEEAPQIVKARDYELKPLAPEDAAYHLDLSGKDFLVFLNRNTDQVSVIYHRRDGNYGLIEPNVG
- a CDS encoding stage V sporulation protein S; amino-acid sequence: MSDASVFKVSAKSNPSSVAGALAGALRERGRAELQAIGAGAINQAIKAIAIARGYVAPGGMDLVCVPAFIDIQIDGEERTAIKLIVEPR